A genomic region of Ochotona princeps isolate mOchPri1 chromosome 17, mOchPri1.hap1, whole genome shotgun sequence contains the following coding sequences:
- the ZFP3 gene encoding zinc finger protein 3 homolog → MGTEDKKAIPKEESPEEHEPRGSVLEKVPKVVYPDGRLVAACDADIAEGHLRESPEEMMEQTSARSGDFASGLVVFKKSPSSEHQESEGGCSPCPNLVIHQGAALAEGAGTLVPPSPDFIGNLECSKTPRSSVAEKPHTCKECGKAFNQNSHLIQHMRVHSGEKPFECKECGKTFGTNSSLRRHLRIHAGEKPFACNECGKAFIQSSHLIHHHRIHTGERPYKCEECGKAFSQNSALILHQRIHTGEKPYECNECGKTFRVSSQLIQHQRIHTEERYHECNECGKAFKHSSGLIRHQKIHTGEKPYLCNECGKGFGQSSELIRHQRIHTGDKPYECNQCGKTFGQNSEIIRHIRIHTGEKPYVCKECGKAFRGNSELLRHERIHTGEKPYECFECGKAFRRTSHLIVHQRIHTGEKPHQCNECARTFWDNAGLLLHQKIHIGEKPYECSECEKTFSQHSQLIIHQRTHTGEKPYECQECQKTFSRSSHLLRHQSVHCME, encoded by the coding sequence ATGGGGACTGAGGACAAGAAGGCGATTCCCAAGGAAGAAAGTCCTGAAGAACACGAGCCACGTGGGTCAGTGTTAGAGAAAGTCCCCAAGGTGGTTTACCCAGATGGCAGGTTGGTAGCAGCCTGTGATGCAGACATAGCAGAAGGGCATCTGAGAGAGTCCCCGGAAGAGATGATGGAGCAGACGTCTGCCCGTAGCGGAGACTTTGCATCAGGCTTGGTTGTCTTTAAGAAATCACCCTCCAGTGAGCATCAGGAGAGTGAGGGAGGCTGCAGTCCCTGTCCCAACCTGGTGATACATCAGGGAGCTGCGCTAGCAGAGGGCGCTGGGACATTGGTTCCCCCTAGCCCAGACTTCATAGGGAATTTAGAATGCAGCAAAACACCGAGAAGTTCTGTGGCAGAAAAGCCCCATACATGCAAAGAATGCGGGAAAGCCTTTAATCAGAACTCACACCTCATCCAGCATATGAGGGTTCACAGCGGAGAAAAACCGTTTGAATGCAAAGAATGTGGAAAGACCTTTGGCACGAACTCAAGCCTTCGCAGGCACTTGAGGATTCACGCTGGAGAGAAGCCCTTTGCGTGTAACGAATGCGGGAAGGCCTTCATCCAGAGCTCCCATCTCATCCACCACCACAGAATTCACACTGGAGAGAGACCGTATAAGTGTGAGGAGTGTGGCAAGGCTTTCAGTCAGAATTCAGCCCTGATTCTGCACCAGAGAATCCACACCGGCGAGAAGCCTTACGAATGTAACGAATGTGGGAAGACCTTCCGGGTCAGCTCCCAGCtcatccagcaccagaggatccacaCGGAAGAAAGGTACCACGAGTGCAACGAGTGCGGCAAGGCCTTCAAGCACAGCTCGGGCCTCATCCGACACCAGAAAATTCACACTGGAGAAAAGCCCTATCTGTGCAACGAATGCGGGAAAGGCTTCGGCCAGAGCTCGGAGCtaatccggcaccagaggatccacaCGGGGGATAAACCCTACGAATGTAACCAGTGCGGGAAAACCTTCGGCCAGAACTCGGAGATTATTCGCCATATTAGGATCCATACTGGCGAGAAACCCTATGTGTGTAAGGAGTGCGGGAAGGCCTTTCGGGGGAACTCGGAACTTCTGAGACACGAGCGAATTCACACCGGGGAGAAGCCCTATGAGTGCTTTGAGTGTGGAAAGGCCTTCAGGCGGACCTCTCACCTCATCGTCCACCAGAGGATTCACACGGGAGAGAAGCCCCACCAGTGCAACGAATGTGCCAGAACCTTCTGGGATAATGCCGGgctgctcctccatcagaaaatTCACATCggagagaaaccttatgaatgcagtgaatGTGAGAAAACCTTCAGTCAGCATTCCCAGCTGATCATCCATCAGAGAACCCACACGGGCGAGAAACCTTACGAGTGCCAAGAGTGTCAGAAGACCTTCAGCCGCAGCTCTCACCTTCTCCGACATCAAAGTGTTCACTGCATGGAGTga